Proteins from a single region of Osmerus eperlanus chromosome 26, fOsmEpe2.1, whole genome shotgun sequence:
- the LOC134013053 gene encoding carboxypeptidase N subunit 2, with the protein MRMSSEHILFCLLPLFWKYSSPMCEKETDCPKENQDVYGKTLTEIPVSLKPGATEVFFVDSQIQTIPKAAFYETPNLEKIEFLNTPTVSIEAGAFEGLSDLKHIEISSTSLTHLPIGVFKDLNKLENLRLKLNQIRILEKGLFEGLSKLTELQLHINNIESIEEGTFDDLESLQVLHLAKNHISSLSTGMFSKLHKLHTLRLYDNQIPALPQGIFDNLPNLKEISLNGNKIHKLQPNLFPHKEKISKLLLESNLLTELPAELFVGFSQLKTLTLAKNQITSLPPVLFGELPKMQELSLTVNNLTTLPKGIFSPLSKLKKLDLSKNKLVSVSQENFEGLVKLTELNLQTNQIASLDVNTFENLPSLTTLKLAHNNLQTIPKEILDSFSKIKKVILNNNTWHCDCKLVPMYQWLKDKTADSEEVCESPEDLKKQKILSLTEDQLQCPTSPPTTVTTIIIPVTTTTTPMTTTLTTTTPMTTTTPMTTTQTTTTPVITTTPMTTTQTTTTPVITTTPMTTTQTTTTPVITTTPMTTTQTTTTPVITTTPMTTTQTTTTPVITTTPMTTTLMTTTPVITTTTTPLITTTPMTTTLPTTRVATTLPTTKPTTITLTTTQMTTTQQRTLTTMPATSLPTTKLPTTTLKMTTTVIIMEPTIITTTPSTTTSALTTASPLLTTERRTTAMTTLPPTTTLARALTAIRTTPIITTITTLSSTTQKLTTVPHTETQSFPCPQAPPYHASLSYTYIRQNIMAQCKSKMMIYSTLVAIEICCSLVLAKFTLSLYRLLQNRNKRPTWVNLTSFSYRKEVSLRPI; encoded by the coding sequence ATGAGGATGTCGAGTGAACACattctcttctgtctcctgcctTTGTTTTGGAAGTATTCATCTCCAATGTGTGAGAAGGAGACTGACTGTCCCAAGGAAAACCAAGATGTTTATGGCAAGACTTTGACTGAGATCCCTGTGAGTTTGAAACCAGGTGCCACCGAAGTCTTTTTTGTAGACAGTCAGATTCAGACCATTCCAAAAGCAGCCTTTTACGAAACCCCCAATCTGGAAAAGATTGAGTTCTTAAACACCCCCACCGTCTCAATAGAGGCAGGTGCCTTTGAAGGTTTGTCAGACCTCAAACACATTGAAATCTCCAGTACCTCTTTAACACATTTACCCATTGGAGTCTTCAAAGACCTGAACAAACTTGAAAATCTTCGTCTCAAGCTCAACCAAATCCGCATTCTAGAGAAAGGATTGTTTGAAGGCCTCAGCAAACTGACAGAACTCCAGTTGCACATCAACAATATTGAGTCCATTGAGGAGGGGACTTTTGATGACTTGGAAAGCCTTCAGGTCCTCCACCTAGCTAAGAACCACATATCCTCTTTGTCCACTGGCATGTTTTCAAAGCTCCATAAGCTCCACACGTTGCGTCTTTATGACAATCagatccctgctctccctcaggGAATATTTGATAATTTACCAAACCTAAAAGAAATCTCTCTTAATGGTAACAAAATCCACAAACTACAACCCAATCTATTCCCACATAAAGAAAAAATTTCTAAATTATTGTTAGAGTCTAATCTTTTAACTGAGTTGCCTGCAGAATTATTTGTGGGATTCTCTCAGCTTAAAACACTGACACTGGCGAAGAACCAAATTACTAGTCTTCCTCCAGTTCTTTTTGGAGAACTGCCCAAAATGCAGGAGTTGAGTCTAACTGTGAACAATCTTACAACACTTCCCAAAGGAATTTTTAGCCCTCTTTCCAAGCTTAAAAAATTGGATTTATCAAAAAATAAACTGGTATCTGTGTCTCAAGAGAATTTTGAGGGCCTTGTGAAGCTGACAGAACTAAACCTCCAAACCAACCAAATAGCTTCCCTGGATGTCAACACATTTGAAAACCTACCATCTCTGACCACCCTGAAGCTGGCTCATAATAACTTGCAGACAATTCCCAAGGAGATACTTGACTCTTTCTCAAAAATCAAGAAAGTTATTCTAAACAACAACACCTGGCATTGCGACTGTAAGCTTGTGCCTATGTACCAGTGGCTCAAGGACAAAACTGCGGATTCTGAAGAGGTCTGTGAGTCTCCAGAAGATTTAAAGAAACAGAAAATCCTGTCACTCACTGAAGACCAATTGCAatgtcccacctccccccctaccaCAGTCACTACCATAATTATTCCTGTGACCACCACTACTACACCAATGACCACAACTCTGACCACTACTACACCAATGACCACAACCACACCAATGACCACAACCCAGACCACTACCACACcagtgatcacaaccacaccTATGACCACAACCCAGACCACTACCACACcagtgatcacaaccacaccTATGACCACAACCCAGACCACTACCACACcagtgatcacaaccacaccTATGACCACAACCCAGACCACTACCACACcagtgatcacaaccacaccTATGACCACAACCCAGACCACTACCACACcagtgatcacaaccacaccTATGACCACAACCCTGATGACTACCACACCagtgatcacaaccacaacaacaccaTTGATCACAACCACACCAATGACCACAACCCTGCCCACAACCAGAGTAGCCACTACTTTGCCAACCACCAAACCAACAACCATAACTCTTACTACAACTCAAATGACAACTACCCAGCAAAGGACTTTGACAACTATGCCAGCAACCAGTCTTCCAACAACTAAGCTGCCAACAACTACTCTGAAAATGACAACCACTGTCATTATAATGGAACCTACCATAATAACTACAACACCCTCCACTACCACCTCTGCACTTACCACTGCAAGTCCCCTTCTCACCACTGAAAGAAGAACCACAGCAATGACCACATTACCTCCAACCACCACCCTAGCCCGAGCCTTAACAGCTATAAGGACAACTCCGATTATTACCACAATCACCACCTTATCCTCCACCACCCAAAAACTGACCACAGTGCCACACACTGAGACCCAGTCATTCCCCTGTCCCCAGGCACCACCCTACCATGCCTCACTGTCCTACACATACATAAGGCAGAACATCATGGCTCAGTGCAAATCCAAGATGATGATCTACTCCACCCTGGTCGCTATTGAGATCTGTTGTTCATTGGTGCTGGCTAAGTTCACCCTGTCCTTATACAGACTGCTACAGAACCGGAACAAACGGCCCACCTGGGTTAACCTGACCAGTTTCTCCTACAGGAAGGAGGTCTCCCTCAGGCCCATCTGA